One genomic window of Eleginops maclovinus isolate JMC-PN-2008 ecotype Puerto Natales chromosome 12, JC_Emac_rtc_rv5, whole genome shotgun sequence includes the following:
- the gas1a gene encoding growth arrest-specific protein 1a — translation MTLSSKDTIHGSSVEVLHVTLLWVLPYLAARTMASSGALARSVCRCVWPLGCVLLFFGYLSVASPSHGRRLICWQAIMNCQAEPECNYAYEHYSRACGPVLNGERRKCPSHCISSLVQLNLTKNGPALEDCSCAHDPLCTSTKRAIEPCLPKTTSTGCTEARRQCERDGQCSSSMQDYLKHCGKLFSGSICTNACRNVIANMRKIPKGQQLDTCMCDGTERAICEFVKNSMKSLCFDSPVREEGSGSYCGPYPVDDEDHTEPDYTVEQDSGAPLPAAHCVLTLLASILALLPLI, via the coding sequence ATGACACTCTCCAGTAAAGACACTATCCATGGGAGTAGTGTAGAGGTTTTGCATGTGACACTGCTGTGGGTTCTACCCTATCTTGCAGCCAGAACAATGGCAAGCTCTGGCGCATTGGCACGGAGTGTCTGTAGATGTGTTTGGCCTCTCGgttgtgtgcttttgttttttggctACTTATCCGTGGCCTCGCCGTCCCACGGTAGAAGACTGATATGCTGGCAAGCCATCATGAACTGCCAAGCCGAGCCCGAGTGCAATTACGCATACGAACACTACTCGCGCGCATGTGGCCCGGTGCTGAAcggggagaggaggaagtgcCCCAGCCACTGCATCTCCTCGCTTGTGCAGCTAAACTTGACCAAAAACGGGCCGGCTCTGGAGGACTGCAGCTGCGCCCATGATCCGCTGTGCACGAGCACCAAACGGGCCATCGAGCCGTGTCTACCCAAGACTACCAGCACCGGCTGCACGGAAGCCCGGCGCCAGTGCGAGAGAGACGGGCAGTGCAGCTCCTCGATGCAAGATTATCTGAAACACTGCGGGAAACTTTTCAGCGGGTCAATCTGCACGAACGCCTGCCGGAATGTGATCGCGAATATGCGTAAAATACCCAAGGGTCAGCAGCTGGACACGTGCATGTGTGACGGGACGGAGAGGGCCATCTGTGAGTTTGTTAAGAACAGCATGAAGTCGCTGTGCTTCGACTCTCCGGTGAGAGAAGAAGGCAGCGGCTCTTACTGCGGCCCGTATCCAGTAGACGACGAGGACCACACGGAACCTGACTATACAGTGGAGCAGGACAGCGGAGCCCCTCTACCAGCAGCCCACTGTGTTTTGACCCTGCTGGCATCCATTTTGGCTCTATTGCCCCTCATTTAA